A part of Bacilli bacterium genomic DNA contains:
- a CDS encoding ABC transporter substrate-binding protein — MSSKFGIKRVLIMLLSLIIVLSVSACGNNNKKQADQPKEKTHLNIGFLNVMDDAQVMLAYDAKMFENHGLDVDLQQFKSGTDLVKSIVNGQLDAGVLGFTNAVSWAAKGSGLKVVGGAQMGYHSMLVRADSGIKSIADLKGKAIASQKQGSTADIVLNGVVFKNAGLTRDDVNMQYVDPAISIQSLAAGKVDAAFVFQPYEAIATATMNAKKIYEVGDVWPFPCMVVITSEQKLSSDRDAINAMLDAQKEAIDMLTNDPDKAASYLAKRFIPEGKLQDENGKEYDAVKLISDAAAAQTFNWQITPDQEKRMQEVADMMLDQGIIKEKLDVKSILDLTWQNAQK, encoded by the coding sequence ATGTCAAGCAAGTTCGGAATAAAACGCGTTCTTATCATGCTGCTGTCGCTGATCATCGTTTTGTCGGTCAGCGCATGCGGCAATAACAATAAAAAGCAAGCGGATCAACCGAAGGAGAAAACGCATCTTAATATCGGCTTTCTGAATGTGATGGACGATGCGCAGGTTATGCTTGCGTATGATGCGAAAATGTTTGAAAATCATGGTCTGGATGTTGATTTGCAGCAGTTCAAAAGCGGCACGGACCTGGTGAAATCGATCGTGAACGGACAGCTTGACGCAGGCGTCCTGGGCTTTACGAACGCAGTGTCTTGGGCGGCGAAAGGCAGCGGATTAAAAGTTGTCGGCGGCGCGCAAATGGGCTATCACAGCATGCTTGTGCGCGCGGACTCCGGCATCAAGAGCATTGCGGATTTGAAAGGCAAAGCGATCGCTTCGCAAAAGCAAGGCAGCACGGCGGATATCGTATTGAATGGCGTTGTCTTCAAAAATGCAGGCTTAACGCGCGACGATGTAAACATGCAGTATGTGGATCCGGCCATTTCGATTCAGTCGCTGGCCGCCGGTAAAGTTGACGCCGCGTTTGTTTTCCAACCCTATGAAGCAATTGCCACGGCGACGATGAACGCCAAAAAAATCTATGAAGTCGGCGACGTTTGGCCATTCCCTTGCATGGTTGTCATTACTTCCGAGCAAAAACTGAGTTCGGATCGCGATGCGATCAATGCGATGCTTGATGCGCAAAAAGAAGCGATCGACATGCTGACGAACGATCCGGACAAAGCCGCCTCGTATTTGGCCAAACGCTTTATTCCGGAAGGAAAATTGCAAGATGAAAACGGCAAAGAATACGATGCCGTCAAGCTTATAAGCGACGCCGCGGCAGCGCAAACGTTCAACTGGCAGATCACGCCCGACCAGGAAAAACGAATGCAGGAAGTCGCCGATATGATGCTTGATCAAGGAATTATCAAGGAGAAGCTTGATGTGAAGAGCATTCTTGATTTGACATGGCAAAACGCGCAAAAGTGA
- a CDS encoding ABC transporter ATP-binding protein, translated as MQTLKLEHVSKKFGELEVLHDINLTVPAGQFAALVGPSGCGKSTVIRMLAGLETATTGQVLADGVRIDSPNPRRILIFQEHALYPWLTVERNVGFGLELANVAENERERKIGEVLEKVGLSGFEHYYPSQISGGMKQRASIARALVMDPDVLLLDEPYGALDAITRITMQNELIRLWRGSGKTVVLITHDIDEAVYLADTIYVMSPRPGRIIKTLTVEEPRPRNRNSMEFVNIRKEIMDGLDIGTYSV; from the coding sequence ATGCAGACACTGAAATTGGAGCATGTCAGCAAAAAATTCGGCGAACTGGAAGTGCTGCATGATATTAATCTGACTGTGCCCGCCGGGCAGTTTGCCGCGTTGGTGGGACCTTCCGGGTGCGGCAAAAGCACGGTAATCCGCATGCTTGCCGGCCTGGAAACGGCAACCACGGGGCAAGTGCTTGCCGACGGCGTGCGGATTGACAGCCCGAACCCGCGGCGGATTTTGATTTTTCAGGAACACGCGCTGTACCCATGGCTCACGGTCGAACGAAATGTCGGATTTGGACTTGAATTGGCCAATGTCGCGGAGAACGAGCGCGAGCGCAAAATTGGCGAAGTACTGGAGAAAGTAGGACTTTCCGGTTTTGAGCATTACTATCCGTCGCAAATTTCCGGGGGGATGAAGCAGCGCGCTTCCATCGCCCGCGCCCTCGTGATGGACCCCGATGTGCTGCTATTGGACGAACCTTACGGCGCTTTGGACGCAATAACCCGCATTACGATGCAAAATGAGCTGATCCGCTTGTGGCGAGGCAGCGGCAAAACGGTTGTGCTGATTACTCATGATATTGACGAGGCTGTTTATCTGGCCGATACAATTTACGTCATGAGTCCGCGTCCCGGCCGCATCATCAAGACGCTTACGGTTGAAGAACCGCGCCCGCGCAATCGCAACAGCATGGAATTTGTCAATATTCGCAAAGAAATCATGGATGGCCTGGATATTGGCACATACTCCGTGTAG
- a CDS encoding MDR family MFS transporter, with protein MPEKGNRFGFVIAGLLIGILIAAMDNTIVATAMGTIVADLGGLNQFVWVTSAYMIAAMAGMPIFGKLSDMFGRKRFFIFGLVVFMIGSALCGTAQTILQLSLYRVIQGIGGGALMPIAFTIVFDLFPPEKRGKITGLFGAVFGISNLFGPLLGAYITDHIHWTWNFYINLPLGIVALVFVVFAYKESSVHTKQAIDWWGAATLVLSVVSLMFALEFGGRQFAWDSAVIISLFSAFAILLIAFLYIETRASEPIISYQMFKNRLYAVSNAVGFFYGAAFIAATYYIPIFVQGVIGGSATNSGLILLPMTLGSVIGAQIGGILANKFSFRNIMIVSGVLLFVGVGMLCTLSPDSAKSMLVLYMILVGLGVGPSFSVLTMAVIHHFDFRQRGSANSTFTFIRSLGMTIGITVFGIIQRNIMTAQLSSALPANAANGNLLHDPREMLDPATRAKIPGAILDKITDALSISISHTFIWGFLAAVLAFLLIMIMGNDRIGRREKSGSPA; from the coding sequence ATGCCGGAAAAAGGAAACAGGTTTGGTTTTGTCATTGCCGGATTGTTAATCGGCATTTTAATTGCCGCCATGGATAATACCATTGTTGCGACGGCAATGGGAACGATTGTCGCCGATTTGGGAGGACTTAACCAATTTGTCTGGGTAACCTCCGCATATATGATCGCCGCCATGGCCGGAATGCCGATCTTCGGCAAACTGTCGGATATGTTCGGGCGCAAACGATTTTTCATCTTTGGCCTCGTTGTTTTCATGATCGGCTCGGCGTTGTGCGGCACGGCGCAAACAATTTTGCAGCTAAGTCTCTACAGGGTTATTCAGGGTATTGGCGGCGGCGCGTTAATGCCGATCGCGTTCACCATCGTATTCGATTTGTTTCCGCCGGAAAAACGCGGCAAGATTACGGGATTATTCGGAGCGGTGTTCGGCATCTCAAATTTGTTCGGACCGTTATTGGGAGCCTATATCACCGACCATATCCATTGGACCTGGAATTTTTACATCAATCTGCCGCTAGGGATCGTCGCTTTGGTTTTTGTAGTGTTCGCTTATAAGGAATCATCTGTGCATACCAAACAAGCAATTGATTGGTGGGGAGCGGCAACTTTGGTTTTATCGGTTGTTAGCCTCATGTTTGCATTGGAATTTGGCGGACGGCAATTCGCCTGGGATTCCGCGGTCATCATCAGCCTTTTCAGCGCTTTTGCCATCTTGCTGATTGCTTTTCTCTATATCGAGACCAGGGCGTCGGAGCCGATTATTTCCTACCAAATGTTTAAAAATCGTCTATATGCCGTCAGCAATGCGGTCGGATTTTTCTATGGCGCCGCTTTTATCGCCGCTACGTACTATATACCGATTTTTGTGCAAGGGGTCATTGGCGGCTCCGCCACGAATTCGGGATTGATTCTGCTGCCGATGACGCTGGGTTCTGTAATTGGCGCCCAGATCGGCGGAATTTTGGCGAACAAATTCAGTTTCCGCAATATCATGATCGTCTCCGGAGTTTTGCTGTTTGTCGGAGTCGGCATGTTGTGCACATTATCGCCCGATTCGGCAAAATCCATGTTGGTGCTGTATATGATATTGGTTGGTTTGGGAGTGGGGCCTTCATTTTCCGTTTTAACGATGGCTGTAATCCATCATTTTGATTTTCGGCAAAGAGGCTCGGCCAATTCCACGTTTACGTTTATTCGCTCTTTGGGAATGACAATCGGCATTACCGTATTCGGCATCATTCAACGCAATATCATGACCGCCCAATTGTCTTCAGCCCTGCCCGCAAACGCGGCAAATGGGAATTTGCTGCATGATCCGCGGGAAATGTTGGATCCTGCGACGCGGGCGAAAATTCCCGGCGCCATTTTGGATAAAATCACCGATGCGCTGTCGATTTCCATATCGCATACTTTTATCTGGGGATTTCTCGCCGCCGTGCTGGCATTTTTGCTGATCATGATCATGGGCAATGACCGTATCGGAAGAAGAGAAAAAAGCGGGTCGCCCGCTTGA
- a CDS encoding GntR family transcriptional regulator, with the protein MVERMPDANLPTPLYYQIKQIFDEKIKSGEWQTGQIIPSEIELIQKYNVSRTTIREGINALVKEGKLQKKQGKGTIVCSVRMEERLGKLTGFAEEMLAKGVKPGARLLEVRRMIPDKWIAEKLSLAEDDNVLYIKRIRLGNEEPIAIEHSYWPIEIGQLFMGKDLEKIAFYAELEQNGVFLKEADEIIAARNASREDAKLLLIKMNDPLLRMERITYSTNAQPIEFTCTDYRSDRYFYRVHLTR; encoded by the coding sequence ATGGTCGAAAGAATGCCGGATGCAAATTTGCCAACACCGCTATATTATCAAATCAAACAAATATTTGACGAAAAAATCAAAAGCGGCGAATGGCAAACGGGACAAATCATTCCATCCGAGATCGAGTTAATTCAAAAATATAATGTCTCAAGAACGACCATCAGGGAAGGCATCAATGCCCTGGTCAAGGAAGGAAAACTGCAAAAGAAACAAGGGAAAGGCACCATTGTCTGTTCGGTCAGAATGGAGGAGCGGCTTGGCAAGCTGACCGGTTTTGCGGAAGAAATGCTGGCCAAGGGAGTTAAGCCGGGAGCCCGGCTGCTTGAGGTCAGGAGAATGATACCTGACAAATGGATTGCGGAAAAATTGTCGCTAGCGGAAGATGACAACGTGCTATATATCAAAAGAATACGGCTTGGCAATGAAGAACCGATCGCCATTGAGCACAGTTATTGGCCGATCGAGATTGGCCAGCTGTTCATGGGGAAAGATCTGGAGAAGATTGCTTTCTACGCGGAGTTGGAGCAAAACGGCGTCTTTTTAAAGGAAGCCGACGAAATTATTGCCGCGCGCAACGCCTCGCGGGAGGACGCCAAATTGCTGCTCATTAAAATGAACGATCCGTTGCTCCGTATGGAGCGCATCACCTATTCCACAAATGCGCAGCCGATTGAATTCACATGTACGGATTATCGATCGGACAGATATTTCTACCGGGTTCATCTTACACGCTGA
- a CDS encoding ABC transporter permease produces MNKDKANNRPNRWPLIWKKTWPFVAAVATLFSIWQIASLFLPSFILPGVPVGLRRVAKNFIDPNYLQGLELSLIRLIVGYPIACFIGALLGLLAGISRRFAVYLRSMIAILQSIPPITWVPFLVLLIGFGNTPIIIVITIASFFPMALSVMNATEGVNRTHLEIARVFGANKREILRRVYLPEALPSVVTGAQVSFGNAWRSLIASEMVGGVSSGLGFTISYAGDVADMPQVLASIVIIGGIAMLLDHIVLEKIKRKILHWRYIGGGEQ; encoded by the coding sequence GTGAACAAGGATAAAGCAAACAATCGGCCGAATCGCTGGCCGCTTATCTGGAAAAAGACCTGGCCGTTTGTCGCGGCGGTTGCCACGCTGTTTTCCATTTGGCAAATCGCTTCGTTGTTCCTTCCGTCGTTTATTTTGCCGGGGGTACCGGTCGGTTTGCGCCGCGTAGCGAAAAATTTTATCGATCCAAATTATTTGCAAGGTTTGGAACTGAGTTTGATTCGCTTGATTGTCGGTTATCCAATCGCCTGCTTTATCGGGGCGCTGCTCGGCTTGCTGGCGGGAATATCCCGCCGCTTTGCCGTTTATTTGCGCAGCATGATCGCCATTCTGCAGTCGATTCCGCCGATCACGTGGGTTCCTTTTCTTGTGTTGTTGATCGGGTTTGGCAATACGCCGATCATCATTGTCATCACCATCGCCAGCTTTTTCCCGATGGCTTTGTCGGTTATGAATGCGACAGAGGGCGTAAACAGGACGCATTTGGAAATCGCGCGCGTATTCGGCGCCAACAAGCGGGAAATATTGCGCAGGGTGTATCTTCCCGAGGCGCTGCCTTCCGTTGTGACCGGCGCGCAGGTTTCTTTCGGAAACGCGTGGCGTTCCTTGATCGCATCCGAAATGGTCGGCGGCGTGTCCAGCGGCCTCGGTTTTACGATCAGCTACGCCGGGGATGTCGCGGATATGCCGCAAGTTCTTGCCAGCATCGTCATTATCGGCGGCATTGCGATGCTCTTGGACCATATCGTTTTGGAAAAGATCAAACGGAAAATTCTGCATTGGCGTTACATCGGGGGAGGCGAACAGTAA